The Balaenoptera acutorostrata chromosome 10, mBalAcu1.1, whole genome shotgun sequence genome has a window encoding:
- the CDKN1A gene encoding cyclin-dependent kinase inhibitor 1: MSEPCRDARQIPRSSKACCCLFGPVDSEQLRQDCDAVMASCVQEARERWNFDFVTETPLEGDFAWERMRGLGLPKLYLPAGPRGTRDDLGGGKWPSTSSALLQGTSQEDHVDLSLSCTLVSRSPERPEGSPGGPGTSQGRKRRQTSMTDFYHSKRRLISSKRKP; this comes from the coding sequence ATGTCAGAGCCATGCAGGGATGCCCGTCAGATCCCGCGCAGCAGCAAGGCGTGCTGCTGCCTCTTTGGCCCGGTGGACAGCGAGCAGCTGCGCCAGGACTGCGACGCCGTGATGGCCAGCTGCGTGCAGGAGGCCCGAGAGCGATGGAACTTCGACTTTGTCACCGAGACACCACTGGAGGGTGACTTCGCCTGGGAGCGCATGAGGGGCCTTGGCCTGCCCAAGCTCTACCTGCCTGCAGGGCCCCGGGGGACCCGGGACGACCTGGGAGGGGGCAAGTGGCCGAGCACCTCATCTGCCCTGCTGCAGGGGACATCTCAGGAGGACCACGTGGACCTGTCGCTGTCCTGCACCCTCGTGTCTCGCTCCCCTGAGCGGCCTGAGGGGTCCCCGGGAGGGCCGGGCACCTCCCAGGGACGAAAACGGCGACAGACCAGCATGACAG